The following coding sequences are from one Balneolales bacterium ANBcel1 window:
- a CDS encoding lactate racemase domain-containing protein — protein sequence MVKEKISSAENLTDAELGSFFADALAEVPVDGKRVLVIIPDSTRTAPLATLYRLLHENIGNRVAALEYLVALGTHQPMSEEAIDNMLGRKAKGVPSYKVHNHHWDNPDQLRQIGVITKAQIEEVSGGLFGEDVVVKINKLIYEYDYLLILAPTFPHEVVGFSGGNKYFFPGISGPEILNFFHWLGAVITNRDIIGTRYTPVRQVVDMAAAMIDLPRTCFSMVIKGSGIKGIFMGAPERSYEKAADLSAQEHIRFVDTPYTDVLSMAPPMYEDVWTAGKCMYKLEPVIAKGGRLIIYAPHITEVSYTHGKLIDEIGYHVRDYFMKQMDRFSHIPRGILAHSTHVKGSGTYENGIETPNVNVVLASQIGPERCEKINLGYMDPATIDIEQWRNREDEGVLLVEKAGEILYRLKE from the coding sequence ATGGTAAAAGAGAAGATCAGCTCCGCTGAAAACCTTACTGATGCCGAACTGGGCAGCTTTTTTGCCGATGCCCTTGCCGAGGTACCGGTTGACGGCAAACGGGTACTGGTGATTATTCCGGACAGCACCCGAACCGCTCCGCTGGCGACGCTCTACCGGCTGCTCCATGAGAATATCGGTAACCGGGTCGCCGCACTGGAATATCTGGTGGCTTTGGGTACCCATCAGCCCATGTCGGAGGAAGCCATCGACAACATGCTGGGACGCAAGGCAAAGGGTGTCCCGTCCTACAAGGTGCACAACCACCATTGGGACAATCCCGACCAGCTCCGGCAAATCGGCGTCATCACCAAAGCGCAAATAGAGGAGGTTTCCGGCGGCCTGTTCGGCGAGGACGTAGTGGTCAAAATCAACAAGCTGATCTACGAATACGACTATCTGCTGATACTGGCTCCAACCTTCCCGCATGAGGTGGTCGGTTTTTCGGGCGGCAACAAGTACTTCTTTCCCGGTATATCCGGACCCGAGATCCTCAATTTTTTCCACTGGCTGGGGGCGGTCATTACCAACAGGGACATCATCGGGACCCGCTACACGCCGGTCAGGCAGGTGGTGGATATGGCCGCGGCGATGATTGATCTTCCCCGAACCTGTTTCAGCATGGTGATCAAGGGAAGCGGAATCAAGGGCATCTTCATGGGCGCTCCGGAGCGGTCGTACGAGAAAGCGGCCGACCTTTCCGCCCAGGAACATATCCGATTTGTGGATACCCCCTATACCGATGTGCTCTCCATGGCCCCGCCCATGTACGAGGATGTCTGGACCGCAGGGAAGTGCATGTACAAGCTCGAGCCGGTTATCGCGAAAGGAGGGCGTTTAATCATTTATGCCCCGCATATCACCGAGGTTTCCTACACACACGGAAAGCTTATCGATGAAATCGGGTACCATGTCAGGGATTATTTCATGAAGCAGATGGATCGCTTCAGCCACATTCCACGCGGTATTCTGGCCCACTCCACCCATGTGAAAGGCAGCGGGACCTATGAAAACGGTATTGAGACCCCCAATGTGAATGTGGTGCTGGCATCGCAGATCGGTCCGGAGAGGTGCGAGAAAATCAACCTCGGGTATATGGATCCCGCCACTATTGACATCGAACAGTGGAGAAACAGGGAAGACGAAGGTGTGCTGCTCGTGGAAAAGGCGGGAGAAATATTGTACCGGCTGAAAGAGTAA
- a CDS encoding HAD hydrolase-like protein produces the protein MSQSSPNSVLRDLQPEKKFFIGIDSDGCVFDTMEIKHKECFIPNNIRYWKLQAVSKYAREAAEFVNLYSKWRGINRFPALVMGFDLLRDREDVKKRGVAIPEAPEVRKFIDSGRPLSNQSFKEYIAETGSNEELETALEWSEAVNRTVDEMVYGMPPFPYVRESLEKLNDLADMLVVSATPTEALQKEWSENALDSFVRVIAGQEMGAKKEHLALAASGKYEPHHILMIGDAPGDLKAARANNALFYPIMPGREDASWKKFHDEAADRFINETYAGGYEEQLVEEFLASLPETPPWK, from the coding sequence ATGAGTCAATCCTCACCCAACTCCGTCCTTCGCGACCTTCAACCCGAAAAAAAGTTTTTCATCGGTATCGATTCCGACGGCTGTGTTTTCGATACCATGGAGATCAAGCACAAGGAGTGTTTCATCCCCAATAACATCCGGTACTGGAAACTTCAGGCGGTATCCAAATATGCGCGAGAGGCGGCCGAATTCGTCAATCTCTACTCCAAATGGCGTGGTATCAACCGGTTCCCGGCCCTGGTAATGGGTTTCGATCTGCTCCGTGATCGGGAGGATGTGAAGAAACGCGGGGTGGCTATTCCCGAAGCGCCGGAGGTTCGGAAGTTTATCGACTCGGGCCGGCCGCTGAGCAATCAATCCTTCAAGGAGTACATCGCTGAAACCGGCAGCAACGAAGAGCTGGAGACCGCACTTGAGTGGAGCGAGGCGGTCAACCGCACCGTCGACGAGATGGTGTACGGCATGCCGCCGTTTCCCTATGTGCGCGAGAGTCTCGAAAAACTCAATGACCTCGCGGACATGCTGGTAGTTTCGGCCACACCGACCGAAGCCCTCCAGAAGGAGTGGTCGGAGAACGCGCTGGATTCGTTTGTCCGGGTCATCGCCGGGCAGGAGATGGGGGCCAAAAAAGAGCACCTTGCCCTGGCCGCATCCGGAAAATACGAACCGCACCATATTCTGATGATTGGCGACGCACCCGGTGACCTGAAAGCCGCACGGGCCAATAACGCGCTGTTTTACCCGATTATGCCGGGCCGTGAGGACGCCTCCTGGAAGAAGTTCCATGACGAAGCGGCCGACCGTTTTATAAACGAGACGTATGCCGGCGGGTACGAAGAGCAGCTGGTTGAAGAGTTCCTGGCCAGCCTTCCCGAAACACCCCCCTGGAAATGA
- a CDS encoding SDR family oxidoreductase — protein sequence MSNTELFNVQGQVAAITGGAGVLCASMAWALGRAGAKIALLDIGEEAMDALAAEMEAEGIETLAVRTDVLDKSSIEAAAKKTVERFGRVDILINGAGGNKPAATTGPDKPFFDLPEDAVKWVFDLNFMGTFLACQVFGIYFAEQKSGNIINISSMNAFTPLTKIPAYSAAKAAVSNFTQWLAVHMSHNYSTDIRVNGVAPGFLLTDQNRFLLTSETDGSLTDRGKTIVDHTPAGRFGDPEDLVSTVMWLVAPSSKFVHGVVVPVDGGFSAFSGV from the coding sequence ATGAGTAATACAGAGTTGTTTAATGTACAGGGACAGGTCGCCGCGATCACCGGAGGTGCCGGAGTACTGTGTGCCTCGATGGCCTGGGCGCTCGGTCGCGCCGGCGCAAAAATCGCACTTCTGGACATTGGGGAAGAGGCCATGGATGCCCTGGCCGCCGAAATGGAAGCCGAAGGCATAGAGACCCTGGCGGTCAGGACCGATGTCCTGGACAAGTCGAGTATCGAGGCGGCGGCAAAGAAGACCGTCGAACGCTTCGGGCGTGTGGACATTCTCATCAACGGAGCCGGCGGCAACAAACCCGCAGCCACAACCGGTCCGGATAAACCGTTTTTCGATCTCCCCGAAGATGCGGTGAAATGGGTATTCGACCTGAATTTCATGGGTACCTTCCTTGCGTGCCAGGTCTTCGGAATCTATTTCGCAGAACAGAAAAGCGGAAACATCATCAACATTTCGTCGATGAATGCGTTCACGCCATTAACGAAAATCCCGGCCTACTCCGCGGCCAAAGCTGCGGTGAGCAACTTCACGCAGTGGCTTGCGGTGCACATGTCGCATAACTACTCCACCGATATCCGGGTCAACGGCGTTGCCCCCGGCTTTTTGCTGACGGATCAAAACCGGTTTTTGCTCACCAGTGAAACCGACGGGAGCCTGACCGATCGCGGCAAGACCATCGTGGATCACACCCCGGCGGGCCGTTTCGGAGATCCGGAAGACCTGGTTTCGACTGTAATGTGGCTGGTCGCCCCTTCATCCAAATTTGTTCATGGCGTCGTTGTACCGGTGGACGGCGGCTTCTCCGCCTTCAGCGGCGTCTGA
- a CDS encoding tagaturonate epimerase family protein: MSKPEVNTETEENTGYLSRIKTILPGFMIIPSSVTLEEPVLMTLARKGVEKWLIIGAPDRDDLPPGFTGEIIERGDVCFMACRTNHQNAEALRAFVPFTKPVTIGNADSFGFGDRIGNAGTAHLQCLMDSKPFFKPILAQQSIRELDRTERSAEEVMDAATWAVFETGYRQGFGSDADHLKTTADIDRMISAGFTMYTIDPSDHVNNESQSMDETRLKKAFLELPWDKLQDDPDRFMKRYTSQPLSLAGDVVLKPSETDILRAAVKYGKVVIHTHEMFRYMRDQYPDHDTEVELSVDETPHPTTPEEHLVVASELERLGVELVSLAPRFCGDFEKGVDYKGDIEEFRKEYLLHQAIAGAYGGYKLSIHSGSDKFRVYEAIGDLDVGKVHVKTAGTSYLEALRALAMTDTELFREILAFSLEHFDTDRKTYHISADTGKMGLPESYSDQELPKLLDDDNARQVFHVTFGSVLTHRGEDGTPGFRDRMVQVMARNEDVYEGCLYRHFRRHIAPFEKNA, from the coding sequence ATGTCCAAACCCGAAGTGAATACCGAAACCGAAGAGAACACCGGTTATCTGAGTCGCATTAAAACAATTTTGCCCGGATTCATGATCATCCCATCATCAGTGACTCTGGAAGAGCCCGTGTTGATGACTCTTGCCAGAAAAGGAGTGGAAAAGTGGCTGATCATCGGTGCGCCGGACAGAGACGACCTGCCCCCCGGATTTACCGGTGAAATTATTGAGCGCGGCGATGTCTGCTTTATGGCCTGCCGTACCAACCATCAAAACGCCGAAGCCCTGCGTGCTTTTGTGCCGTTTACTAAACCGGTAACTATCGGCAACGCCGACTCCTTCGGGTTCGGTGACCGGATCGGTAATGCCGGAACAGCTCATCTCCAGTGTCTGATGGACAGCAAGCCCTTCTTCAAGCCGATCCTGGCACAGCAGTCTATCCGCGAACTCGATCGTACCGAAAGATCTGCCGAGGAGGTGATGGATGCGGCGACCTGGGCGGTGTTCGAGACCGGGTACCGGCAGGGTTTCGGGTCGGACGCCGATCACCTCAAGACTACGGCCGACATCGACCGGATGATCAGCGCAGGCTTCACCATGTACACCATCGATCCGAGCGACCACGTGAACAACGAGAGCCAGTCCATGGACGAAACCCGGCTCAAAAAGGCGTTTCTGGAGCTGCCATGGGACAAGCTGCAGGATGACCCGGACCGATTCATGAAACGGTATACCAGTCAGCCGCTCTCCCTTGCCGGCGATGTTGTGCTCAAACCATCCGAAACCGATATTCTGCGTGCGGCGGTCAAGTACGGAAAAGTGGTCATCCACACCCATGAGATGTTCCGGTACATGCGGGATCAGTACCCGGATCATGATACCGAAGTAGAACTGTCGGTCGATGAAACTCCGCATCCCACTACCCCGGAAGAGCACCTGGTGGTTGCCTCCGAACTTGAGCGGCTGGGTGTGGAGCTGGTCAGCCTCGCCCCCCGGTTCTGTGGAGATTTTGAGAAAGGGGTGGACTACAAAGGCGATATCGAGGAGTTTCGCAAAGAGTACCTGCTGCACCAGGCTATTGCCGGGGCTTACGGCGGATACAAACTGAGCATCCACTCCGGCAGCGACAAGTTTCGCGTCTATGAGGCGATCGGTGACCTCGACGTTGGGAAGGTGCACGTCAAGACCGCGGGGACCAGTTATCTCGAAGCTCTGCGAGCCCTTGCGATGACCGACACGGAGCTGTTCCGCGAAATTCTGGCGTTTTCTCTCGAACACTTTGATACCGACCGTAAAACGTATCATATTTCCGCAGATACCGGCAAGATGGGTTTACCGGAAAGTTACAGCGATCAGGAACTTCCGAAGCTGCTGGACGACGATAATGCAAGACAGGTGTTTCATGTCACTTTCGGATCCGTGCTGACACATCGCGGGGAAGACGGCACACCGGGCTTCCGTGACCGGATGGTGCAGGTGATGGCCCGTAATGAAGATGTGTACGAAGGATGTCTGTACCGGCACTTCCGAAGGCACATTGCACCATTCGAAAAAAATGCATAA
- a CDS encoding TRAP transporter large permease produces the protein MEIIGILVLVISFVVLLAIGVPVAFSIGIATILTLLVSVDVTPAMTTVAQRLGTGLDSFTLLAIPFFILAGQLMNKGGIAERLIDFAKSLVGMLPGGLAYVNVIAAMLFGSISGSAVAAASAVGTFMTPQMNKQGYDRGYSAAVNITSSTTGLLIPPSNILIVYSLASGGVSIAALFLAGYLPGAFTGLMIMFVAGYYAFRKKYPVSDRLPLSEVLRKFGRALPSLLMIVIVIGGIIAGIFTATEASAIAVLYAFILAAFINRELKLSDLPKTILDSCNTTAIVALLIGTSLGMSWVMSYENIPQLVTAGLLTLSDNPFLILVIINITLLAVGVFMDMTPAVLIFTPIFLPVVMELGMDPVHFGIMMILNLSVGLCTPPVGTVLFVGCGVAKLSIVQVVRPLLPFFAAMLFSLMVVTYFEELSLFLPRLLGF, from the coding sequence ATGGAAATAATAGGGATTCTCGTACTGGTTATCTCATTTGTGGTACTGCTGGCGATTGGGGTTCCCGTGGCGTTCAGTATCGGCATCGCGACGATTCTGACACTGCTGGTAAGCGTTGATGTCACACCGGCCATGACCACCGTAGCACAGCGGCTGGGCACCGGCCTGGACAGTTTCACGCTGCTGGCGATTCCCTTTTTCATCCTGGCCGGTCAGCTGATGAACAAGGGAGGGATTGCCGAACGGCTAATCGATTTCGCCAAATCCCTGGTTGGCATGTTACCCGGCGGACTCGCCTATGTCAATGTCATAGCAGCCATGCTGTTCGGTTCCATATCCGGGTCGGCCGTAGCCGCCGCCTCCGCCGTCGGCACATTCATGACTCCCCAGATGAACAAGCAGGGGTACGATCGCGGATACAGCGCGGCGGTCAACATCACCTCGTCGACCACAGGATTGCTCATCCCGCCCAGCAATATCCTGATCGTTTACTCCCTGGCCAGCGGAGGGGTATCCATTGCCGCACTCTTTCTGGCCGGCTACCTTCCCGGGGCCTTCACCGGACTGATGATCATGTTCGTCGCCGGATACTACGCATTTCGAAAGAAATATCCGGTATCGGACCGGCTGCCTCTGAGCGAAGTGTTACGGAAATTCGGGCGAGCGCTGCCCAGCCTGCTGATGATCGTGATTGTCATCGGCGGTATTATCGCAGGCATCTTCACGGCCACCGAGGCCTCTGCCATCGCGGTGCTCTACGCCTTCATCCTGGCGGCTTTCATCAACCGGGAACTCAAGCTCTCCGACCTCCCGAAAACCATTCTCGACAGTTGCAATACCACGGCAATCGTAGCGCTGCTAATCGGCACGTCGCTGGGAATGTCATGGGTGATGTCGTACGAAAACATCCCGCAGCTGGTCACCGCAGGACTGCTCACCCTCAGCGACAACCCGTTCCTGATCCTGGTCATCATAAATATTACTCTGCTTGCTGTCGGAGTGTTTATGGATATGACGCCCGCCGTACTCATTTTCACACCAATTTTTCTGCCGGTTGTCATGGAACTCGGCATGGATCCCGTCCATTTTGGTATAATGATGATTCTCAATCTGAGTGTCGGACTTTGCACCCCGCCGGTCGGCACCGTTCTTTTTGTCGGATGCGGTGTGGCCAAACTCTCTATTGTTCAGGTGGTAAGGCCGTTGTTGCCGTTTTTTGCCGCCATGCTCTTTTCCCTGATGGTCGTCACCTATTTTGAAGAATTGAGCCTGTTCCTGCCCAGGTTGTTGGGCTTCTAA
- a CDS encoding TRAP transporter small permease has product MNLLIKGLDYLLSRLSVALMSVLVLAVLFQVFMRYVAGAPVTFTEELSRYLLIWLGLMAAAYAYRLRMHLALDLLVLKLNERQRVKLNVVIHTLIALFALSVLVYGGIQLVILTYVLDQYSPALGVSMSVVYLALPLSGIAMVLYAVEFILQELGIRRKEVEPEHATEEEDVLAG; this is encoded by the coding sequence ATGAATTTATTGATTAAGGGTCTTGATTACCTTCTTTCTCGTTTATCTGTGGCACTGATGTCGGTGCTGGTGCTGGCGGTGTTGTTTCAGGTGTTCATGCGATACGTGGCCGGGGCGCCGGTCACCTTCACCGAGGAGCTCTCCCGCTATCTGCTGATCTGGCTGGGCCTGATGGCCGCGGCCTACGCCTACCGGCTCAGGATGCATTTGGCGCTTGATTTGCTGGTGCTCAAACTCAATGAGCGGCAACGGGTAAAGCTGAACGTGGTAATTCACACCCTGATCGCGCTCTTCGCATTGAGCGTGCTGGTCTACGGCGGCATTCAGCTGGTAATCCTGACCTATGTGCTTGATCAGTATTCTCCTGCCCTCGGGGTGTCCATGTCGGTGGTCTATCTGGCACTGCCGCTTAGCGGAATTGCCATGGTACTCTACGCCGTAGAGTTTATCCTCCAGGAGCTTGGAATTCGCAGGAAGGAGGTGGAACCGGAACATGCAACGGAGGAGGAAGATGTACTTGCAGGATAA
- a CDS encoding TRAP transporter substrate-binding protein has translation MTRTRITGLALMLLLLLSTSCGTSDDTVVLRLGHGLDSSHPVHQGMEHMAQLVHEKSDGSMRINIYPNEQLGTERETLELLQIGSLDITKVSTSVMESFTSLYSIFSVPFLFQNNAHMHAVLDGEIGRRILDASRPYRIVGLCYYDAGTRSFYTTRRPIHTPDDLSGLSIRVQESASSIRMINTLGGSATPISWGELYTALQQGVVDGAENNPPSFYLSRHYEVSRYYTLNEHTALPDILLISEHTWEHVLNEEQRAIVSEAALESVPHQRRLWEEASRHALEAVEAAGVEIIRPDREPFMEASQPYYEHIRQNQPLIYELMTEIQVLGDEFID, from the coding sequence ATGACTCGAACCCGAATTACCGGCCTGGCGCTCATGCTTCTTCTGCTTCTGTCAACGAGTTGCGGCACTTCAGACGACACGGTTGTGCTCCGTCTGGGCCATGGGCTGGACTCCTCGCATCCAGTGCACCAGGGCATGGAGCACATGGCGCAGCTGGTTCATGAAAAGTCCGACGGCAGCATGCGCATAAATATCTACCCAAATGAGCAGCTGGGCACCGAGCGCGAAACACTGGAGCTGCTTCAGATCGGAAGCCTGGACATCACCAAAGTCTCCACATCGGTGATGGAGAGTTTTACATCCCTGTATTCCATATTCAGCGTACCGTTCCTGTTTCAGAACAACGCGCACATGCATGCCGTACTGGACGGTGAGATCGGCCGGAGAATCCTGGATGCCAGCCGTCCCTATCGCATTGTCGGGCTCTGTTATTATGATGCGGGAACACGCAGTTTTTACACGACCCGCCGGCCCATCCACACCCCGGATGACCTTAGCGGGCTCAGCATCCGGGTTCAGGAAAGTGCCTCATCCATTCGCATGATCAACACGCTTGGCGGATCGGCAACTCCGATCTCCTGGGGGGAGCTCTATACGGCGCTGCAGCAGGGGGTTGTGGATGGCGCCGAGAACAATCCCCCGAGTTTTTACCTTTCCCGGCACTACGAAGTTTCTCGATACTACACACTCAACGAGCACACCGCGCTCCCCGATATTTTGCTGATATCGGAGCACACCTGGGAGCACGTACTCAATGAAGAGCAGCGTGCGATTGTCAGTGAGGCGGCCCTGGAGTCGGTGCCGCATCAGCGCCGGTTGTGGGAGGAGGCCAGCCGGCATGCGCTGGAGGCGGTGGAAGCTGCCGGTGTGGAGATTATACGTCCCGATCGGGAGCCCTTTATGGAGGCCTCGCAGCCATACTATGAACACATTCGGCAAAATCAGCCTCTCATATATGAACTGATGACAGAAATTCAGGTACTGGGTGATGAATTTATTGATTAA
- the groL gene encoding chaperonin GroEL (60 kDa chaperone family; promotes refolding of misfolded polypeptides especially under stressful conditions; forms two stacked rings of heptamers to form a barrel-shaped 14mer; ends can be capped by GroES; misfolded proteins enter the barrel where they are refolded when GroES binds), protein MSKLIHYNVEARDQLKRGVDKLANAVKVTLGPRGRNVVIEKSFGAPTVTKDGVTVAKEIELEDKVQNMGAQMVREVASKTSDNAGDGTTTATVLAQSIIQTGLKNVTAGANPMDLKRGIDTAVKAVVAELKKMSRDISDRNEIAQIGTISANNDEFIGNLIADAMEKVGKDGVITVEEAKGTDTHLETVEGMQFDRGYLSPYFVTNSEKMTTELEDPYILIFDKKISNMKDLLPVLEKVIQTGKPLLIIAEDIEGEALATLVVNKLRGTLKIAAVKAPGFGDRRKAMLEDIAILTGGTVVSEERGYKLENATLDFLGQSARISIDKDNTTIVDGKGKEDDIKARINQIKAQIDETSSDYDREKLQERLAKLSGGVAVLYIGAASEVEMKEKKARVEDALHATRAAVEEGIVAGGGVALLRTAHVLDTLKGENADQEVGFDIVKRALEAPLRIIAGNAGVEGSIVVQKVKEGKDGFGYNARTEVYEDLVKAGVIDPTKVTRTALENAASVAGLMLTTEAVVSEKPSEDDDKGGPGGAPDMGGMGGMGGGMGF, encoded by the coding sequence ATGTCAAAACTGATTCATTATAATGTAGAAGCCCGCGACCAACTCAAGCGGGGAGTTGACAAACTCGCCAATGCTGTGAAAGTGACCCTCGGCCCCCGCGGCCGCAACGTGGTCATTGAGAAATCCTTTGGCGCGCCGACCGTAACCAAAGACGGTGTTACCGTTGCAAAAGAGATCGAACTCGAGGATAAGGTACAGAACATGGGCGCCCAGATGGTGCGTGAAGTGGCCTCCAAAACCAGCGACAATGCCGGTGACGGAACCACTACCGCAACGGTGCTGGCTCAGTCCATTATCCAGACCGGACTCAAAAACGTAACCGCCGGTGCCAACCCGATGGACCTGAAGCGTGGTATCGACACCGCTGTTAAAGCCGTTGTTGCCGAGCTCAAGAAAATGAGCCGTGACATCAGTGACCGCAACGAAATTGCTCAGATTGGAACCATCTCCGCCAACAACGACGAATTTATCGGCAACCTGATCGCCGATGCGATGGAGAAAGTGGGCAAGGACGGAGTCATCACCGTTGAGGAAGCAAAAGGAACCGATACGCACCTGGAAACAGTAGAAGGGATGCAGTTCGACCGCGGTTACCTCTCTCCCTACTTTGTGACCAACTCCGAGAAAATGACCACCGAGCTGGAAGATCCCTACATTCTGATCTTCGACAAGAAGATCTCCAACATGAAGGATCTGCTTCCGGTATTGGAGAAAGTCATACAGACCGGCAAGCCGCTTCTGATCATCGCCGAAGATATCGAAGGCGAAGCGCTGGCCACCCTCGTGGTTAACAAGCTCCGTGGCACGCTGAAGATCGCGGCCGTCAAGGCTCCCGGCTTCGGTGACCGCCGCAAGGCAATGCTCGAGGATATCGCCATTCTGACCGGCGGTACCGTTGTTTCCGAAGAGCGTGGTTACAAACTTGAAAATGCGACACTCGACTTCCTCGGTCAGAGTGCCCGTATATCGATCGACAAAGACAATACCACTATTGTCGACGGTAAAGGGAAAGAGGACGATATCAAGGCGCGGATCAACCAGATCAAGGCCCAGATTGATGAGACCTCTTCCGACTACGACCGTGAGAAGCTTCAGGAGCGTCTGGCCAAGCTGAGCGGCGGTGTTGCCGTTCTGTACATCGGCGCAGCTTCCGAGGTGGAAATGAAAGAGAAGAAGGCCCGCGTGGAAGATGCCCTGCATGCGACACGTGCTGCTGTGGAAGAGGGAATTGTCGCCGGTGGTGGCGTCGCCCTGCTTCGCACCGCTCACGTTCTGGATACACTGAAAGGCGAAAATGCGGATCAGGAAGTCGGTTTCGATATCGTAAAACGCGCCCTGGAAGCGCCGCTGCGCATTATCGCCGGTAACGCCGGTGTGGAAGGCTCCATTGTCGTCCAGAAAGTGAAAGAAGGCAAGGACGGCTTCGGATACAACGCACGCACCGAAGTGTACGAAGACCTGGTGAAAGCCGGTGTCATCGATCCGACCAAGGTTACCCGTACGGCGCTTGAAAATGCCGCATCGGTAGCCGGACTCATGCTGACCACCGAAGCCGTTGTCTCGGAAAAACCTTCCGAAGATGATGACAAGGGCGGCCCGGGCGGAGCTCCTGATATGGGCGGCATGGGTGGCATGGGCGGAGGCATGGGCTTCTAA
- the groES gene encoding co-chaperone GroES — protein sequence MASIKPLSDRVLVRPDSAEEKTSSGIIIPDSAKEKPQRGSVVAVGAGKVENGNKIDMSVKEGDKVLYGKYAGTEIEIDGEELIIMRESDILGVLS from the coding sequence ATGGCAAGTATCAAACCTCTCAGTGATCGTGTTTTGGTTCGCCCCGACTCAGCTGAAGAAAAAACCAGCTCGGGTATCATCATTCCCGATTCGGCAAAGGAGAAGCCGCAGCGCGGGTCCGTAGTAGCTGTTGGAGCCGGTAAAGTTGAAAACGGCAACAAGATCGACATGTCCGTCAAGGAAGGGGACAAGGTTCTCTACGGCAAATATGCCGGCACCGAGATTGAAATTGACGGTGAAGAGCTGATCATCATGCGGGAGAGCGACATCCTTGGAGTACTTTCCTGA
- the rsmA gene encoding 16S rRNA (adenine(1518)-N(6)/adenine(1519)-N(6))-dimethyltransferase RsmA, giving the protein MNIRPKKSLGQHFLRDRQVAEKIVSAVRPGDTDRVVEIGPGTGALTGMLLERFPDMTAYEVDERSITVLRQKYPGLTVHAQSFLDAQPESMAAGVEGKPFLVGNLPYYLTSPILFRVIDNGDLFSGAVLMIQKEVAERLVARPRTRDYGILSVQAQVLGQIELLFPVSRHVFHPPPKVESAVIFYRPGNERYPGSVRDLPVSLGRFKLVVRTAFQQRRKKLSNALKPLFGNTFPEGFDAGRRAEELEPEVFVKLAEWLDRQEGGVPSQEVSK; this is encoded by the coding sequence ATGAACATACGGCCGAAGAAATCTCTGGGGCAGCATTTTTTACGTGACCGTCAGGTGGCGGAAAAGATCGTCTCGGCCGTCCGCCCTGGCGATACCGACCGTGTGGTGGAAATTGGTCCGGGTACCGGCGCACTGACCGGCATGCTGCTGGAGCGGTTTCCGGATATGACGGCCTATGAGGTGGATGAACGGTCCATTACCGTTTTGCGGCAGAAGTATCCCGGCCTCACGGTGCATGCGCAGAGCTTTCTGGATGCGCAGCCAGAGTCCATGGCAGCCGGAGTTGAGGGCAAACCGTTTCTGGTGGGAAATCTGCCCTACTATCTCACCAGTCCCATCCTGTTCCGGGTGATAGATAACGGCGACCTGTTTTCCGGCGCGGTATTAATGATTCAGAAAGAGGTTGCCGAACGGCTTGTGGCGCGGCCGCGTACCCGCGATTACGGAATTCTGAGCGTACAGGCACAGGTACTGGGGCAGATCGAGCTGCTGTTTCCGGTTTCCCGCCATGTGTTTCATCCGCCGCCCAAAGTGGAGAGCGCGGTGATCTTCTACCGGCCGGGCAACGAGCGGTATCCGGGGTCCGTGCGAGACCTCCCGGTGAGCCTGGGACGGTTCAAGCTGGTTGTGCGCACCGCGTTTCAGCAGCGCAGAAAAAAGTTGTCCAACGCATTGAAACCCCTCTTCGGCAATACCTTCCCGGAGGGGTTTGACGCGGGAAGGAGGGCGGAAGAACTGGAGCCGGAAGTGTTTGTGAAGCTCGCGGAGTGGCTCGATCGACAAGAGGGAGGCGTTCCTTCACAGGAGGTTTCAAAATAG